Proteins from one Mucilaginibacter jinjuensis genomic window:
- a CDS encoding rhodanese-related sulfurtransferase, with protein sequence MTQYQTLLYYCYSTIAEAEQFAADHLKFCKSLGLTGRIIVADEGLNGTVSGTAAACEAYMAAIHAEERFAKTEFKIDDVDQPSFVKMHVRYKSEIVHSGLRDPNIINPQIQTGKHLEPKDFLAMKDDEDVIILDVRSNYEHSLGRFKNAITLDIDNFRDFPAQINELAKYKDKKVLTYCTGGIKCEKASALLLHEGFTDVYQLHGGIIKYGKEAGGEDFEGKCYVFDNRLAVDVNSVNPVTISVCWNCGKHTEKMINCANPECNEHFTQCDECGTSMEGCCSNTCKEHPRKRVYDGTGYYVKVPQPVAPKKAKVQLAE encoded by the coding sequence ATGACACAATATCAAACACTACTGTACTATTGTTATTCAACAATAGCCGAGGCGGAGCAATTTGCCGCCGATCATCTTAAATTTTGTAAAAGCCTGGGTTTAACCGGCCGTATTATTGTTGCCGACGAAGGCCTTAACGGCACAGTATCGGGCACCGCAGCAGCTTGTGAAGCTTACATGGCTGCCATACATGCCGAAGAGCGTTTTGCAAAAACAGAGTTTAAAATTGATGATGTAGATCAGCCTTCGTTTGTAAAAATGCATGTGCGCTACAAAAGCGAAATTGTACACTCCGGCCTGCGCGACCCGAATATCATCAACCCACAGATTCAAACCGGTAAACACCTCGAGCCTAAAGACTTTTTGGCGATGAAGGATGATGAGGATGTAATTATCCTCGATGTACGCTCTAACTACGAGCATTCATTAGGTCGTTTTAAAAATGCGATCACGCTTGATATTGATAACTTTCGCGATTTCCCGGCGCAGATCAATGAGCTGGCCAAATACAAGGATAAAAAGGTATTAACCTATTGCACCGGCGGTATTAAATGCGAAAAGGCATCGGCCCTGTTACTGCATGAAGGTTTTACAGATGTTTACCAGCTGCACGGTGGTATTATTAAATATGGTAAAGAAGCAGGAGGTGAGGACTTTGAAGGTAAATGTTATGTGTTTGATAACCGTTTAGCTGTTGATGTAAACTCTGTTAACCCAGTTACCATTTCAGTTTGCTGGAATTGCGGTAAACACACCGAGAAAATGATTAACTGCGCCAACCCGGAGTGCAACGAACACTTTACCCAGTGCGACGAATGCGGCACCTCAATGGAAGGTTGCTGCAGTAATACCTGCAAAGAGCATCCACGCAAACGCGTTTATGATGGTACGGGCTACTATGTAAAAGTGCCGCAACCTGTTGCCCCTAAAAAAGCAAAAGTTCAGTTAGCTGAATAA
- the kbl gene encoding glycine C-acetyltransferase, with protein sequence MYDTLKPVLQQELAQIEEAGLYKRERIITSPQGADITVQGGQEVINFCANNYLGLSGHPKVIEAAKKVMDTHGYGLSSVRFICGTQDIHKELEAKIADFLGTEDTILYAAAFDANGGVFEPLFNEQDAIISDELNHASIIDGVRLCKAQRQRYKHDDMVDLEEKLISTQNLRHRIIVTDGAFSMDGTIAQLDKICDLADKYKALVMIDESHCSGFMGKTGRGTHEHHNVMGRIDIITGTLGKALGGASGGFTSGRKEIIDMLRQRSRPYLFSNTLAPAITGASIGVLNMLSETTDLRDKLESNTKYFREKMTEAGFDIKPGIHPIVPVMLYDAKLAQEFAAKMLEEGIYVIGFYYPVVPQGKARIRVQISAAHDVEHLDKAIAAFTKVGKALEVIK encoded by the coding sequence ATGTATGATACGCTGAAACCTGTGCTGCAACAGGAACTTGCCCAAATAGAAGAAGCCGGATTATATAAAAGAGAACGCATTATTACTTCGCCGCAGGGTGCCGATATTACGGTACAAGGCGGGCAAGAAGTAATAAACTTCTGTGCTAACAATTACCTGGGCCTTTCGGGTCACCCAAAAGTGATCGAGGCGGCTAAAAAGGTGATGGATACACACGGTTATGGCTTATCGTCTGTTCGGTTTATTTGCGGCACGCAGGATATCCATAAAGAACTGGAAGCTAAAATTGCTGATTTTTTAGGGACAGAAGATACCATACTTTACGCGGCTGCTTTTGATGCCAATGGAGGTGTATTCGAACCTTTGTTCAACGAGCAAGACGCGATTATCTCAGACGAACTGAACCACGCTTCTATTATAGATGGTGTACGTTTATGCAAAGCTCAGCGCCAGCGTTACAAACATGATGACATGGTCGATCTGGAAGAAAAGCTAATTTCAACGCAGAACCTTCGCCACCGGATCATCGTTACAGATGGCGCTTTCTCTATGGATGGCACCATTGCTCAACTGGATAAAATTTGCGACCTGGCCGATAAATACAAAGCTTTGGTGATGATTGACGAAAGCCATTGCTCGGGCTTTATGGGCAAAACAGGCCGTGGTACGCATGAGCACCATAATGTAATGGGCCGTATTGATATTATTACCGGCACATTGGGTAAAGCATTGGGTGGTGCATCAGGTGGTTTTACATCTGGCCGTAAGGAGATCATCGATATGCTGCGTCAGCGCTCTCGTCCGTATTTGTTTTCTAATACGTTGGCCCCGGCAATTACAGGCGCATCAATCGGCGTATTAAATATGCTGAGCGAAACCACCGACCTGCGCGACAAGCTGGAAAGCAATACCAAATACTTCCGCGAAAAAATGACCGAAGCCGGTTTCGATATTAAACCGGGTATACACCCTATTGTACCGGTTATGTTATACGATGCCAAACTGGCCCAGGAGTTTGCCGCCAAAATGCTGGAAGAAGGCATTTATGTAATCGGTTTTTACTACCCGGTTGTTCCGCAAGGTAAGGCACGCATCCGCGTACAGATTTCTGCTGCGCACGATGTGGAGCATTTGGATAAAGCTATTGCGGCATTTACCAAGGTGGGCAAGGCATTGGAGGTGATTAAGTAA
- a CDS encoding DUF6364 family protein — protein sequence MAKLVLYLEQDVIDIINKIAVKKQQTMSQVVENFFKEMIAKGEEPFNIDPNSNPGH from the coding sequence ATGGCAAAGCTGGTATTGTACCTCGAACAGGATGTTATCGATATTATAAATAAAATTGCTGTGAAAAAACAGCAAACTATGTCTCAGGTTGTAGAAAATTTCTTTAAAGAGATGATTGCAAAGGGGGAGGAACCTTTTAACATCGACCCAAATTCTAATCCTGGTCATTAA
- the pheS gene encoding phenylalanine--tRNA ligase subunit alpha, whose translation MQDQINQYTAEIEAFNPANADELEAFRIKYLGTKGLIKDLFEQFKSVGPEEKRVFGKVLNQFKQMAEAKYAELKEGLDGQLTTDNRQQQDLTLPGNGFEVGSRHPLSLVQSEIVDIFKRLGFIVAEGPEIEDDWHNFSALNFPDEHPARDMQDTFFIKKNSGKDDIALRTHTSSVQVRMMENGKPPFRAIMPGRVYRNEAISARAHCFFHQIEGLYIDENVSFADLKQTLYHFVQELYGEGTKVRFRPSYFPFTEPSAEMDISCTICKGSGCNMCKYSGWVEILGCGMVDPNVLENCGIDSKKYTGFAFGMGVERITNLKYVIRDLRLFSENDVRFLKQFKTEMI comes from the coding sequence ATGCAAGATCAGATCAATCAATATACCGCCGAGATTGAGGCTTTCAACCCTGCTAATGCAGATGAACTGGAAGCTTTCCGGATTAAATACTTAGGTACCAAGGGGCTTATTAAAGACCTTTTTGAGCAGTTTAAAAGCGTTGGCCCGGAAGAAAAACGGGTGTTTGGTAAAGTGCTTAACCAGTTTAAGCAAATGGCCGAAGCTAAATATGCCGAACTGAAAGAAGGCTTAGACGGACAACTGACAACCGACAACCGACAACAACAAGATTTAACGCTGCCGGGTAATGGTTTTGAGGTTGGCTCACGCCACCCACTGTCATTAGTACAAAGCGAGATTGTAGATATCTTCAAACGCTTAGGTTTTATTGTTGCCGAAGGACCGGAGATTGAGGACGATTGGCATAACTTCTCTGCCCTCAACTTCCCTGATGAGCACCCTGCACGTGATATGCAGGATACTTTCTTTATCAAGAAAAACAGTGGTAAAGATGATATCGCTTTGCGTACCCACACCTCATCGGTGCAGGTACGTATGATGGAGAACGGCAAACCACCGTTCCGCGCTATTATGCCTGGTCGTGTTTACCGTAACGAGGCAATTTCTGCCCGTGCACACTGCTTTTTCCACCAGATAGAGGGTTTATACATCGACGAGAACGTATCATTTGCAGATTTAAAGCAAACGCTTTACCATTTCGTACAGGAATTATATGGCGAAGGTACAAAGGTACGTTTCCGCCCTTCATACTTCCCGTTCACCGAGCCATCTGCCGAGATGGATATTTCATGTACCATCTGTAAAGGTTCGGGCTGTAATATGTGTAAATACTCTGGATGGGTTGAAATTTTGGGTTGCGGCATGGTTGATCCTAACGTTTTAGAAAATTGTGGCATCGATAGTAAGAAATATACCGGCTTTGCGTTCGGTATGGGTGTAGAGCGTATCACTAACTTAAAATATGTGATCCGCGATCTGCGCTTATTCTCTGAGAACGATGTTCGTTTCTTAAAACAATTTAAAACAGAAATGATATGA
- a CDS encoding Rieske (2Fe-2S) protein, with product MRYRLGLLLISLMTLVSCGKDNSSGIPNISVNFQAPLSDPRYSKLNIIGGAVTVSGYGVAGLVLYHNPNGAFEAFDRCSSYNPGAKCAVNIDDTGFQVVDPCSGSKFSLADGTPVKGPASVSLKSYYIQVSNNTIFVSN from the coding sequence ATGAGGTACCGTTTAGGTTTGTTGCTGATTAGTTTAATGACGTTGGTTTCGTGCGGTAAGGATAACTCTTCGGGCATTCCTAATATTTCGGTTAACTTCCAGGCTCCCCTGTCAGATCCGCGTTACAGCAAGCTGAATATTATTGGCGGTGCCGTTACCGTAAGTGGTTATGGTGTAGCAGGTTTAGTGCTTTACCATAACCCCAATGGTGCCTTCGAAGCTTTTGATCGCTGCAGCAGCTATAATCCCGGTGCCAAGTGCGCTGTTAATATCGATGATACGGGGTTTCAGGTGGTTGACCCTTGCAGCGGTTCTAAATTTTCTTTAGCCGATGGCACCCCTGTAAAGGGTCCGGCAAGCGTGTCGTTAAAATCGTACTACATTCAAGTATCTAATAATACTATATTTGTGTCTAATTGA
- a CDS encoding TetR/AcrR family transcriptional regulator — protein sequence MEADKIKESIKRAAQELFRKFGYHKTSVNEIAKRAKIAKATIYKYFDSKEEILHALLMDYIKVSVDELINSDSHQMDEEAHLTNLILKTSRLSYTICNEFIGWDFIRESTNSQEFLKNLSNELEELLLSSFTKLSGMRKMESYHQRLRFLIKCSKSIVFSFAFTSVSDADVRKNFVSFQKEILPYLVKAAITV from the coding sequence ATGGAAGCCGATAAAATAAAAGAAAGCATTAAGCGGGCCGCGCAGGAGTTGTTCCGCAAATTCGGTTATCACAAAACCAGCGTTAACGAGATTGCCAAGCGCGCTAAAATAGCCAAAGCCACTATTTATAAGTACTTCGACAGCAAGGAAGAAATTCTTCACGCCTTGCTAATGGACTATATTAAAGTGAGTGTGGATGAACTGATTAACAGCGACAGCCACCAGATGGATGAGGAAGCGCACCTCACCAATCTTATCCTTAAAACCAGCCGCTTATCGTACACCATCTGTAACGAATTTATCGGGTGGGATTTTATCCGCGAATCAACCAACTCACAGGAGTTCCTCAAAAACCTCTCTAACGAACTCGAAGAATTACTGCTTAGCTCATTCACCAAACTAAGCGGTATGCGCAAAATGGAAAGCTACCACCAGCGCTTACGCTTTTTGATCAAGTGCAGCAAGAGCATCGTTTTCAGCTTCGCATTTACCTCGGTTAGCGATGCCGACGTACGTAAAAACTTCGTATCCTTCCAAAAAGAGATCCTTCCTTATTTGGTAAAAGCAGCCATAACAGTTTAA